From the genome of Streptomyces sp. NBC_01304:
GACATCCGCCACACCGAGTGCGGGATCCTGATCACCGAGCGGGCCCATCTGCCGCTGCTCGACGATCTCGATCTGCCGGGCGTACGTCTCCTCGTCACCGACACCGAGGCGTACGACCGGCTCCTCGCCGGGTACGAGGGCGCCAAGCCCGGCGAGGCCACGGTCGCCGAAGTGGACCCCGCCCGGCGGATGTTGCTCTACTTCACCTCCGGCTCGACCGGCGCACCCAAGGCGGCGATCTGCTCACAGGGGCGGCTCGCGGCGGCCGGGCAGTCCCTGGTCCGGCAGTTCGAGGTCAGCCCGGACGACGTGCACTACATCTGCATGCCCATGTTCCACGGCAACGCGGTCATCGCCGACTGGGCGCCCGCGCTGGCCGCCGGAGCCTCGGTCGCCCTGCGGCGACGCTTCTCGGCGTCCGGCTTCCTGGATGACGTACGGGCTTACGGGGCCACGTACTTCACCTACGTGGGCAGGGCCGTGCAGTACCTCCTCGCCACCCCCGAGCGCCCCGACGACCGGGACAACCCGCTGCGGATGGGCTTCGGCACGGAGGCGGGCGCGGTGGACGCGGCGCGGTTCGCCGAGCGGTTCGGGGTGCGGCTCGTCGAGGGGTACGGCTCGTCCGAGGGCGGCGCCGCGATCCAGCGCACCCCGGACACCCCGGCCGGCGCGATCGGCCTGGCCCAGCCCACGGACGACCTGGCGGTGGTGGACGCCTCGACCGGGACGGAGCGTCCGGCGGCGCGGTTCGACGCGGCGGGGCGGCTGCTCAACGGCGATGAGGCGATAGGCGAGTTGGTCAACCGCGGCCGCAACCCCTTCGAGGGCTACTGGCGCAACCCCGAGGCCAACGCGGCCCGGGTGCACGGCGGCTGGTACTGGACCGGGGATCTCTTCTTCCGGGACGCGGACGGCTTCCTGTACTTCGCGGGCCGCACGGACGACCGGCTCCGCGTCGACAGCGAGAACCTGGCCGCCGCGATGATCGAGAGCATCCTCGCCCGGTACGAGGCCGCCGCCGCGGTCGCCGTGTACGCGGTGCCGGATCCGGTGGCCGGGGACCAGGTGATGGCGACGCTGGCGGTGCCGGATCCCGATGATTTCGATCCGGCCCACTTCATGCAATTCCTTGCTGAGCAAGGGGACTTGGGGCCGAAGATGCTGCCCCGATTCGTACGGGTGGTGCGGCGGATGCCGGTCACGGCCACGAACAAGGTGCACCGGGTCGCGCTGCGGCGGGAGGGCTTCCGGTGTGCGGACCCGGTGTGGTGGCGGGTGGGGGAGGTGTACCGCCCGCTGGACGCGGGGGATGTGGAGGGGCTGGTCGGGGAGTACCGGGCGCAGGGGCGGGAGGAGCTGCTCGGGCGGTAGTGGTCCCGCCCCTGCGTCCGGGCGACGGACAGGGCCGGCGGTCAGCCGAAGTCGTGCGTCCGGGCGACGGACAGGGGTCGGCGGTCAGCCGAAGTCGTTCCCGCCCGGGGCCGGTTGGGTGCTGATGTTCTCGTCGTACGTCGGCATGTTGGTGATGAGCGGGGTGCGCGGGTCGAGCCGGGGGTCGAGCGGTCCCGCGCCCGGCGGCCTGGCGACCGGGTCGTTCCCGGAGCCAAGCCCTGGGCCCGGACCCAGGGGGCTGCCCGGACGCAGCGCGGCGGGCATCGTGCCGAAGGCCGCCTGTGTCTGGGTCTCGCCGCCGAGGTTCTCGAAGTCCTGGGACGTCCGCTTGTCGTTCCACTCGTGGCCGTCGGCCGAGGAGCGCAGGTTGGCCGCCCCGGCCTTGGCGCGGTCGTGCAGGCCCTGGAGGGCGGGCTTCCAGCTGGTGGAGATGGTGGTCAGGGCCGGGCCGAGCGACCAGCCGGTGAGTGAACTCCCGGCCGTGTCCGCCTCCTTGACGGCCTTGTCGGACGGCTCCTTCATCGTCTTGGCTATCTCGTCACACGCTCCGGCCGACGAGCGCAGTTCGGCGGGGTCGACCTTGGGTCCGCTGGACATGGAAGGCTCCTCTCCTCTCAGAACTGCTGCTGCTCGACACCGGGCGGAAGCAGACACGGGGTGCGTACCGCGAAGGAGAAGCGCTGCGGCTTCGCCCGGCCGGAGCCGACGGTGTCGGCCGTCACCGAGTAGGCGTTCTGCCTGCTGCGGGCCCGGAACGCGGCCGAGTAGTAGGCGTCCTGGAACTCGCGGTACCCGGTCACCTCGTAGCCCTGCTTGGGCAGTTCGCCCCGCAGGGTGCGCACGATGCGGGTGTGCTCGGTGGGGGAGACGGGGGAGTAGATGTAGTAGAAGAGGCTGTACCGGCCGTCCTCGGCCACCTCGTTGCGCGCGCCGACGCACGCCTCGAAGTGCACCTTGGCCGTCCCGGGGATCAGCGGGACGCCGGTCAGTTCGGCCATGTACGTGGTGTAGTTCTCGGCCCATTGCAGGGCCGCCGCCTTGTCCATGCGCGGCAGCGGGGCATTGGGGTCGTTGGGGTCTTCGTACGGGGACACACGGCCTCCAGTCGGCAGCAGGATGACGATCAGGGCTCAGCGGGTGCGCTCAGCCGATGATGATCGGGTCCGGCGGCGGGCCGTTGTCGACTTCCTTGGGTGCCTCGGGCGCGGGCTTCCCCGCGATGATCAGCCCCTGGTTGGCGAGCGAGTCGCTGCCCTCGTTCCAGTAGCCGCTGTGACCGCTGGTGTCGACCTGGAAGTTGTTGCCGCCGAAGGGCTGCAGCATCGGGTCCGCGCCCAGCGTCGCCCCGGCGAAGTTGTTGATGATGGGGTCGTCCGGGGCCCCGCCGACCCACACGTGCTCCGAGTCCATCTGGAGTTCGTCCGCGGTGTTGACCGTCATGCCCGGACTGCCGACCACCACCACGTCGTCCGCGCCCAGGCCGTTGCCACCGGAAGCCGCCGCGCCCACCACGGTCGAGCCGTAGCTGTGGCCCATCACGGTGGTGTGGCTCGGCGAACCGTCGTGCGAGGCCTGGGTGCCGGCCACGAACTGCCGCAGGTCCGGAGCGGCGTCCTCGGCGCGGCCGGTGCCGCCGACGCTGTTGAAGTCGGTCATGGACGCCTCGGGGGCGTCGTAGCCGAGCCAGGTGATCATGGCCACGTCCTCGCCGTCGGACTGTGCCGTGGCGGAGTTCTGCAGCTTGTCGATGCGCTCCAGCTGACCGGGCACTCCGGTCATGTCCGTGTTGGTTCCCGGTACGAGGACGCCGGTGTGCGCGGCCGTGTCCGGGTTGCCCATCGCGATGATGGCCCGTCCGTCGTCCTTGGAGTCGTAGCCCAGGAGGTACAGCTCCTTGCCCTTGGGGGCGCTGTCCCCCTGGTCGAGCCGGTCGCTCAGCAACTGGGCGTTGTTCAGACGGTTGTTGACGGTCTCCTGGCTCTCGCCCTTGAACCCGTCGTGGGTGTTGCCCTCCTCCAGGAGGTTGAGCTCCTGCGCGAGGGCCGTGCGATTGGCGTCGTTGCGGGTCTCCGTGGGCAGGCCGTTCGTCGCCCCGATCTCCTTCGGGTGGAGCGTCTCGTACTCCTGGCGCTCCTCGGGGCTCAGCGCCTTCCACCACTCGGCGGCGGCCTTCGGGTCGTCCTTGGGGATCTGCGGGTCCTGGACGCCGATGGCCTTCATCGCGCTCTTCACGTCGTCGGCGGACTCGGCCGTCGCGTCGTTGTTGAACTGGTCGGTGAGGATGTCACCGTTCAGCTGGCCGAGGGCCTTCTTGCCGTCGTCACTGGCCTTACGGGCATCGGCCAGGGCCTCGTCGATACGCGCCCGGTACTCGCCGAGCGCACCGCTGCGGTCGGCGATCGCCTGCTGGGCATCGGGATCCTGGTGCGGCAGGTCCGAGGTGGTCGGGTCGCTGACCCAGCCGTCCTCGTCGACCTTGTAGCGGTCGGCCTCCGCGCGCTGCACCGCGCCCCGCAGGTCCGTCTGGGCCTGCTCCATCCAGGACTTCGTGGTGTCCAGGACGGAGGCGATCGCCATGGCCTCCGTCTCGACCACGCCGATCCGCGACTCGACGTCCTCCAGGTAGAAGAGCGCCGCGTCGGCGTCGTCGCCCTTCCAGGAGTGGTGCAGCGGGCCGGTGACCTGCTTGCGATGCCGGTCGGTGAGGCCGTCCATCGTCGTCGACAGGCTCCGCCAGGCCTTGGCGGCGGCCTCCAGGTCCGAGAAGTCCTGATTCATCAACCGGGAGAAGTCAGAGGCCATGACCGCTCCCGCACGCTATCCACATCCACGCGTCCTTGCCGGACGCGCCCTTGCCAGGGCATGGCAAGCCGACCCAACCAGACATAGAGCATCCCCGCTGTTGCTGATCACGCTCGGTTCGAGGCGGCCAGCATAATGCGGAACCGGTTTTTCAACTCCTGTTTCTGGAGGGGTAGTTGAGGTGATCTTGGAATGAGCCGACGGCGTCGGGCAAGCGCTCCTGACAGCCCGCGGCCGTCCTGTCAGCGCCTCTGACAGCCCTGTCAGCGTGCTGTCCGTCGGCTGTCAGCGCCCCCCGGCAGAGTCCTGCCCATCGAGAACGGCAAGCAGCTGACGAGGAGTCGACGTGTCTTACGCAATCAAGGCCGAGGGACTGGTCAAGAAGTACGGGGACTTCACCGCCCTGGACGGTGTGGACCTGGAGGTCCCGGCCGGCAAGGTCGTCGGCGTCCTCGGCCCCAACGGTGCCGGCAAGACCACCACGGTGCGCATGCTGGCCACGCTGCTGCGGCCCGACGCGGGCCACGCGACCATCGGCGGGCACGACATCATCAAGGACCCGGTCCGAGTACGCCAGTTGATCGGCCTGACCGGTCAGTACGCCTCGGTGGACGAGACGCTGTCCGGTGCCGAGAACCTGGTCCTGATCGGGCGGCTGCTCGGACTGTCCCGGCGGGACGCGAAGGCCCGGGCCGCCGACCTCCTGGAGAACTTCTCGCTCACCGAGGCCGCGAAGCGCCCCATCGCCACCTTCTCCGGCGGTATGCGCCGCCGCCTCGACCTGGCGGCCAGCCTGGTCGGCCGGCCCTCGGTCCTGTTCCTCGACGAGCCCACCACCGGCCTCG
Proteins encoded in this window:
- a CDS encoding AMP-binding protein, translated to MATKGAQAATVADLVRARWGDHRPGLHFEDQVLSHHQVAAGAAARAALLADLLPPGAEPHIGVLLDNTPEYPLWLSAAALAGAAVAGINPTRRGAELARDIRHTECGILITERAHLPLLDDLDLPGVRLLVTDTEAYDRLLAGYEGAKPGEATVAEVDPARRMLLYFTSGSTGAPKAAICSQGRLAAAGQSLVRQFEVSPDDVHYICMPMFHGNAVIADWAPALAAGASVALRRRFSASGFLDDVRAYGATYFTYVGRAVQYLLATPERPDDRDNPLRMGFGTEAGAVDAARFAERFGVRLVEGYGSSEGGAAIQRTPDTPAGAIGLAQPTDDLAVVDASTGTERPAARFDAAGRLLNGDEAIGELVNRGRNPFEGYWRNPEANAARVHGGWYWTGDLFFRDADGFLYFAGRTDDRLRVDSENLAAAMIESILARYEAAAAVAVYAVPDPVAGDQVMATLAVPDPDDFDPAHFMQFLAEQGDLGPKMLPRFVRVVRRMPVTATNKVHRVALRREGFRCADPVWWRVGEVYRPLDAGDVEGLVGEYRAQGREELLGR
- a CDS encoding alpha/beta hydrolase; translated protein: MASDFSRLMNQDFSDLEAAAKAWRSLSTTMDGLTDRHRKQVTGPLHHSWKGDDADAALFYLEDVESRIGVVETEAMAIASVLDTTKSWMEQAQTDLRGAVQRAEADRYKVDEDGWVSDPTTSDLPHQDPDAQQAIADRSGALGEYRARIDEALADARKASDDGKKALGQLNGDILTDQFNNDATAESADDVKSAMKAIGVQDPQIPKDDPKAAAEWWKALSPEERQEYETLHPKEIGATNGLPTETRNDANRTALAQELNLLEEGNTHDGFKGESQETVNNRLNNAQLLSDRLDQGDSAPKGKELYLLGYDSKDDGRAIIAMGNPDTAAHTGVLVPGTNTDMTGVPGQLERIDKLQNSATAQSDGEDVAMITWLGYDAPEASMTDFNSVGGTGRAEDAAPDLRQFVAGTQASHDGSPSHTTVMGHSYGSTVVGAAASGGNGLGADDVVVVGSPGMTVNTADELQMDSEHVWVGGAPDDPIINNFAGATLGADPMLQPFGGNNFQVDTSGHSGYWNEGSDSLANQGLIIAGKPAPEAPKEVDNGPPPDPIIIG
- a CDS encoding type VII secretion target, with the protein product MSSGPKVDPAELRSSAGACDEIAKTMKEPSDKAVKEADTAGSSLTGWSLGPALTTISTSWKPALQGLHDRAKAGAANLRSSADGHEWNDKRTSQDFENLGGETQTQAAFGTMPAALRPGSPLGPGPGLGSGNDPVARPPGAGPLDPRLDPRTPLITNMPTYDENISTQPAPGGNDFG
- a CDS encoding ATP-binding cassette domain-containing protein; the encoded protein is MSYAIKAEGLVKKYGDFTALDGVDLEVPAGKVVGVLGPNGAGKTTTVRMLATLLRPDAGHATIGGHDIIKDPVRVRQLIGLTGQYASVDETLSGAENLVLIGRLLGLSRRDAKARAADLLENFSLTEAAKRPIATFSGGMRRRLDLAASLVGRPSVLFLDEPTTGLDPHARQEVWDVVKGLVADGSTVLLTTQYLEEADQLADSITVFDKGRKVAEGRPGELKRRVGGQVLQVRPSVLADVPEVSTILAELSGHAPTEESGVLTVSADEPLLVSAVARRLDSAGISADELGLRLPSLDEVFLALTGNAPTAVDEQPVADGQPVTV